The genomic interval GATCCTGCCGAGCAGGCAAAGGCGGAAGCAGCTGGCGAAGACATCCTGAAATACTGCGTGGAAGTTGGCGGCTGCCTGACCGGCGAACACGGGGTCGGGATCGAGAAACGCGATTTGATGCGCTTCCAGTTTGAGGAACGCGATCTGCGTCAGCAAATGCGTGTGCGAGCCGTCTTCGATCCTGCATGGTTGCTCAATCCCGCAAAAGTGTTCCCGCTCGACAACCGGTTAACGGCGTAGCTACGCCGTGCGACACCGGCATCGGGAGGGAGTTGTCCATATGACCCGTCATAATCCAACGTCTGAGGCTGATGCCTGCGCAATCGTTGCAGAAGCTGCGGCGCAGCGCACTCCACTGGCAATTCAGGGCGGTGGGACGAAGCGCGCGTTCGGCAGGCCGCCGCAGTTCGAGTCGACCCTCTCATCATCGCTAATGACAAAAGTCACGCTCTATGAGCCAGCAGAATTCGTGATTTCCACCGAGCCTGGCGCCTCTCTCAGCGGGATCGTTCGGCTCCTCGCGGAGCATCGGCAAGAGCTCGCCTTCGAACCCCTCGACTACCGCCCACTGCTGGGCAGCGACGGTGAACCGACGATCGGAGCGGTCGCCGCAATGAACCTTTCAGGACCGCGCCGGATCGCTGGCGGGGCAGCCCGCGATAGTTCTCTCGGGGTGCGGTTCGTCAATGGGCGCGGCGAGGCGATCAAGTCCGGCGGTCGTGTGATGAAGAACGTGACTGGCCTTGACCTCGTCAAACTCATGATCGGCGCGCATGGCACACTCGGCTTCCTGACCGAAGTCACGTTCAAAGTCGTCCCGAGCGCCCAGCGTGTAGCAACATTGTGCCTGGTTGGCCTCTCCGACCGAACCGCCATAGCGACGCTGTCGGCGGCACTCGGCTCGCCGTATGATGTCAGTGGTGCAGCGCACCTGCCCGCGAAAATCGGTGGCGGCGCGCGCACCTTGATCCGCGTCGAGGGGTTTCCCGATTCGGTCGAATATCGCCTCGGGGAGCTGCGGTCGCTTTTGAAAGCGTTCGGCACGGCCGAGGTGCTTGCCGATGGCACTGGGAAGGATCTCTGGGTGGCGATCCGCGATGCAACGGTCCTCGCTGAGCCGCGCGATAAGGCGATCTGGCGCATCTCGACGGCACCCACCAAAGGTCCTGATGTCGCGGCGCTGATTGCTCGGACTATCGATGCGCGGTGGTTCTTTGACTGGGGTGGCGGGTTGATCTGGCTGGCGTGCTCAACGGCCAGTGCCGCCGGTGCGGCAACGATTCGCGCAGCGATCCGTCAGGCCGGTGGACATGCCACTCTCGTTCGCGCACCCGAAGACGTCCGTGCTGCGGTCGATGTATTTGATCCGCCGGTCAAAGCCATCGCGCGGCTTCAGACCGGGCTGAAAGCCTCTCTCGATCCGGCCGGCATATTCAATCCTGGCCGGATGTTTCCCGAGCTGTAACGATGCAGACAACATTTACCGCTGAACAACTGCAGAATCCCGCAACAAATGCATCGGAAAAGATCCTTCGGAGCTGCGTTCATTGCGGCTTCTGCACCGCTACCTGTCCGACATATCTTCTGCTTGGTGACGAGCTCGACAGTCCTCGCGGCCGCATCTACCAGATCAAGGACATGCTGGAGGGCAGCAAACCGGCGACCACGCCCGTCGTCAAGCACATCGACCGCTGCCTATCGTGCCTGTCATGCATGACTACCTGTCCGTCGGGCGTGCACTACATGCACCTTGTGGATCATGCTCGCGCCTATATAGAACAGACATATCGGCGGCCCTTCCACGACCGGCTCGTCCGGACCATGCTCGCGATGATCCTTCCCTATCCGAGACGGTTCCGAGCGGCGATCACTGCGGCGCAAATTGGCCGGCCATTAAAGTCTGTCTTGGCCGGCTTGCCGCATGTAGGCGTTCGGCTTGCCGCGATGCTCGATCTCGCGCCAACCCATGTGCCACGTCGATCCGCCTCACAAAAGCCGGGTGTCTTTCCGGCGATGGGAGAGAAGCGCGGCCGCGTCGCAATTCTCAGCGGTTGTGCCCAGCCTGTACTACGCCCCGATTTCAATGAGGCAGCCGTCCGGCTCCTGGCCCGCCACGGCGTCGAGGTGGTGCAAGCCAGAGGTGAGGGGTGCTGTGGCGCGCTGGTCCATCATCTCGGACACGAACGCGATTCACACGAATTCGCAAGGAGAAATATCGACGCATGGATCGCGGAGATGGATGGCGAGGGCCTCGACGCGATCATCATCACGGCGTCTGGATGCGGAACGACGATCAAGGATTATGGCTTTATGCTCCGTGAAGATCCCGCCTATGCCGATAAGGCACGGCGGGTTTCGGCAATCGCGCGAGATATCACCGAATTCCTCTGGCTGATGAAATTGGACTTCTCACCGAAAGCGTGCGATCTCGTCGTCGCCTACCATTCGGCCTGTTCGATGCAGCATGGTCAAAAGATCACTGATGAACCGAAAGCGTTGCTTAAACGGGCCGGCTTTACGGTAAAGGATATACCTGAAGGACACATCTGCTGCGGATCGGCGGGGACTTACAACATTCTTCAGCCGGAAATAGCGAAACAACTGCGTGCGCGAAAAGTGGCGAACATCCGACGCGTGAGAGCAGACCTAATCGCGACGGGAAACATAGGCTGCATCACGCAGATCGGCGATGGCGCCGACATACCGATCGTCCATACGATCGAGTTGCTCGATTGGGCGACCGGAGGGCCAGCGCCGAAGTCATTGCGGTCGGCTGATCTTAAAGGCACGCGAGGTAACAACGGTGTGTCTGGTTGCAGCGAGTGCGAGAGTCCCGACCTTGCGCGGTGAGAGCTCGGGCGTGGAAGACGCAAAGCCCAACTTTGTTTTAGATTTCGCTGCCGATCATCCAGCGGCATCTGGCATGAATCTGATTTGAGCGGCGGTTCTGGATTGGGCGGCGTGGGTCGCTAGTGCGAGCGCGCCCACGGCAAACAAGAACGATCTTCCCAGCGTGCCTCATCTCCAAAGTACAAATGTTCGTCCAGAGATGGAGGATGATCGTCACCGACTTGACGCATATTAAGCGAGGCGGGCGGATGGCTCGCGCGCCGATCTTCGTTCGAAACTTGGAACGGCGTCGCCGTCATGCATGAATCATAATCATCTAAATGCCCATCTAATTCTTTTGCTGTAATCGCCTAGACTTATATTGCTGGTGGCAATCGCGGACCGAAGAGAGCGCGAATCGGAGAAGCGCCCAGATCGAGTGCGCAACGGAAGATCGCCGTATGCCTCGTCTCGTTCGCTGTTCCGACAGGAGCGCGGGTTTCGCGCGTTCCGCAACAACAAGGATCCGGCGATATGACGGTTCAAGGCCACAACGTCTCACTGCACGAACGAGCTCGCCGCATCAGATGCCATGCGCTCCGAATGGGCGAAGTGCAGGGGCAGGGCTACATCGCCCAAGCCCTGGATATCGCTGATGTATTGGCGGTGGCTTACTTCCATGCCATGCGGTATCGGCCGGAAGATCCAGATTGGGAAGAGCGCGACCGCTTCCTTCTCTCCAATGGTCACTATGCAATTGCGCTGTACGCCGCCTTGATTGAGGCGGGCATCGTTCCGGAGGCAGAGCTGGAAACCTACGGCTTCGATGATAGCCGTCTGCCAATGTCCGGCATGGCAAGTTACACGCCGGGGATGGAAATGTCGGGCGGTTCGCTGGGGCTCGGTCTTGCCATCGCGGTCGGTCGATGCCTTGGATTGAAGCGAAAAGGATCCGACAGCTTCGTCTACACCTTGTTCTCTGACGGCGAGCTCGATGAAGGATCGAAGTGGGAGGCGATGATGTCCGCCGCCCACTACAAGTTGGACAATCTCATCGCCGTTGTCGATGTCAACAACCAGCAGGCGGACGGCCCTTCCGGGCAAATGATGGGCTTCGAACCGCTAGTCGACAAAGTTCGGGCATTCGGCTGGTTCGTTCAGCGTGTGGACGGCAACGATCTCAATGCCGTCGTTGCAGCATTCGACGCGGCATCGGCGCATCAGGAAGCCGTGCCACGAATGATTATCGCCGATACGGTCATGGGAAAAGGGGTGCCGTTTCTCGAAGCGCGTGAGCGGAATCATTTCATGCGCGTCGATGCGAATGAGTGGAAGTTGGCGCTCGCGGCGCTGCAGGATGGGAGCCAGCTATGAAGGTCACGTCGAGCACCACCACGGCGAAGCCGCGCCTGACGACGTCGGCAATGATCGCCTCGATCGCCGCAGAGGGGCAACCGACGAGAGCCGCGCCATTCGGCCATGCCTTGATCGAGCTCGCGCGCCGGCGTCCGGAAGTCGTCGGAATGACTGCGGACCTTGGCAAATACACCGATCTCCATGTGTTCGCGAAGGAGTTTCCGGACCGCTACTATCAAATGGGTATGGCCGAGCAGCTGCTGTTTGGTGGCGCGTCCGGTCTTGCCGCAGAAGGCTTCATGCCCTTTGTGACGACCTACGCGGTGTTCGCTTCCCGGCGTGCCTATGATTTCATTCACCAGACCATTGCCGAAGAAGATCGTAATGTGAAGATCGCGTGCGCGTTGCCAGGGCTCACCTCCGGCTACGGCCCGAGCCATCAGGCGGCGGAAGATCTGGCACTGTTCCGCGCGATGCCGAACATGACGATCATCGATCCGTGCGATGCTCTGGAGATAGAGCAGGTCGTGCCCGCCATGGCGGAGCATCATGGCCCGGTCTATATGCGCCTTCTGCGAGGGCAGGTGCCGCTCGTGCTTGACGAGTACGACTACAAGTTCGAGCTTGGAAAGGCGAAGCAGCTGCGAGGCGGGGATGACGTTCTCATCATCTCTTCCGGCCTGCTTACGATGCGGGCATTGGAGGCCGCGAAAAAGCTCGAAGCCGATCGCATCGGCGCGTCGGTCTTGCATGTGCCGACGATCAAGCCGCTCGATGTCGAGACGATTGTGGCGGCTTGCAGAAGGCCGGGGCGGGCGGTCGTCGTCGCGGAGAACCATACGATCATTGGTGGGCTAGGCGAAGCAGTTGCCGCTGTTCTGATGAGGGAGCGTGTGCATCCTGCATTCCACACGATCGGCCTGCCGGACGAATTCCTAGCCGCTGGCGCCTTGCCTACGCTTCACGATCGATACGGAATTTCGACGGATGCGATCGTTGGCAGCGTCAAGTCCTGGCTGTGACGGCTACGTACCACGACGCGTGGACCCGGGTCTGGCTTGTCGACCTTGAACGAGTCGCCCGACCTCTGCCCGTACGGAGCCTCAGGGAGCAGATGGACACCTGCGCGTAGGTCAAAACCTGCGCGGCGGGTAGCCCCCAAGAGAATCCTAGTGCTCGCGGCCATAGGCCTAACCTCGTAAGCTACCGAGCTTTAGCGTTTCGTGCTCATAGCGGACGTGCTTGTCGGCGGGCCGCTCCGGCATTTGGCATTCTGCTTGGCGTGGAAACAGGCTCCAGGAAGCCAATCAGATATCCTGCGGTTTGCCTGTTTGCTGTCGACGCCACCACGAATCTCTCGCGTGCTTATCGACAAGCCAAGCGTCGCCAGCAAGGATCGGCATTTGCCAGGATTCTCGGCAAGTCTTATTCGACACTGGCTTTCTTGCAGGTGCAGACGCCATTTGCCGCGGCCGTTTAGCACCCGTTTCTCCGATGCTAACGCCGGTAAAGACGCTGACGGTAGGCGCGTGGGAGATTGTAGAACGTAACTCCCAAGTGGCCACTCGATCGAAGTTTGTTCGCCGGTCGAAACCGCCATTTGGATGAGAACAATTCACTCAATGAAGCGCGCAATTCGTTTGATCTGCTGATCGTACTTCTTATCGTCGGAAGAATGAGGGCGACCGCAATGCACGACGGCGCCGGCACTGGGAGGAGCTCATGTCTGCGCACCAGACCGCAACAACAACCGTAAACGATCGACGTCCAGACGTGGCCGCTCACTCAGTGGGAGCCGATAAGAGTGGAGTCCTTGCGGACCTCAAACCCGACGTCTTCTTTCGCTACTTCGAAGAGATCAGCCGCATTCCCCGCGGGTCCTATAACGAGAAGCAGGTGAGCGACTACATCGCAAAGTTCGCGCGGGACCGCGGGCTCGAGTGTTACCAGGACGACATCCACAATATTCTTGTCAAGAAGCCGGGAACGAGCGGATACGAGAACGCGTCGCCGCTCATCTTCCACGGTCATACCGACATCGTGTGCGAGAGCGATGAAGGTGTGGAGCACGATTTCGAGAAGCAGGGCATCAAGCTGCGGATCGACGGCGACTTCATCCATGGCACCGGTACGACGCTTGGCGCCGATAACACGGTGGGTGTGGCGCTGGCGCTATCCGTGCTCGACGCCAAGGACATTCCCCATCCGCCGCTCGAGGTCGTACTGACAGTCCAGGAAGAGGTCGGAAAGGGAGGCGCTCAACACTTCGATGCGTCCCGTCTGACGGGTCGGCGGTTGATCGACTTCAACTGGCACGATCCCAAGAGTCTGTTCGCCGGCTGCGCGGGCGATATCTCGGCGCGCTTCCGGATTCCGGTCGAATGGCAGAAGGCGCCGGCCGGCTTGACGGCGATGCGCCTGTTCGTGAAGGGACTGAGCAGCGGCCACTCGGAGTTCGACATTCACCTCGAGCGCGCCAACGCGATCGTCCTTCTCGCTCGGGTCGTCGGTGCGCTCCTCGACGAACTGCCGGTCCGGCTGGCGTCGGTCAGGGGAGGCGTCAATCGGTACGTCATTCCGGGAGACGCCGAAGCGCTCCTGCTCGTGCATCAGGCAGATGTGGATCGTGCGAGCGAGATCGTCCGGAATGTCGCCGCAGATATCAAGAAGGAGTTCTTCGTCAGCGACCCGAAGCTCGAGGTCGGTCTGGAGCCGAGCGACGGTCTCATCGAACGCGTCCTTTCGGATGTTACCGCCAGTTCGGTCGTCCAGGCGATCACGCTGACGCCCAACGGCGTCCAAAGCATGAGCCTCACAATCGCGAATCTGGTGGAGAGTTCGAACACCATTGCCCTGTTGTCGACAAGCGACGAGGAAGTCGAGATCCTATCGACCATTCCGAGCGCGATTAGCTCGCGGCGCTACGCCATCCTCAAACGTATCGAGCGGCTGGCCGAGCTGATGGGGCGTGGGACCAAGGTTACCACCTTCGCCGATTGCCCGGAGTGGCCCTACAACAAGGATTCGAAGCTTCTGGCCGTCGCCAGCCGCGCGTTCGAGGATACCTTCAAGGCAAGGCCTCACGTTGAAGTATCGCACTCGAGCCTCGAGTTGGGTCTCTTCAACAAGAAGATCCCGGGGATCGACATGATCTCGATCGGACCGGAAGCGTTCGATGTGCATACCACTCGAGAGCGTCTCAATCACACTACTGTTGAGCCCATCTGGCGGCTTCTGAAGGAAATACTCCGCAATCTCAGAGATTAGCGCGACATCGCGCATCTCGGCGGAATGATCGTTGGCAGCGTTCCAAACAACTGGTGCGCTGGACGAGGTTGCTCGCGCCCGCGCGAGCAGCAGATGTTGCACTAGAACAAACATTTGAGGGGAAACATGAAACGTTCTTTCCGTACGTCATTGGCAGCGGCGCTGGTCGCCGCCGTCGTCGC from Bradyrhizobium arachidis carries:
- a CDS encoding FAD-binding protein, with product MTRHNPTSEADACAIVAEAAAQRTPLAIQGGGTKRAFGRPPQFESTLSSSLMTKVTLYEPAEFVISTEPGASLSGIVRLLAEHRQELAFEPLDYRPLLGSDGEPTIGAVAAMNLSGPRRIAGGAARDSSLGVRFVNGRGEAIKSGGRVMKNVTGLDLVKLMIGAHGTLGFLTEVTFKVVPSAQRVATLCLVGLSDRTAIATLSAALGSPYDVSGAAHLPAKIGGGARTLIRVEGFPDSVEYRLGELRSLLKAFGTAEVLADGTGKDLWVAIRDATVLAEPRDKAIWRISTAPTKGPDVAALIARTIDARWFFDWGGGLIWLACSTASAAGAATIRAAIRQAGGHATLVRAPEDVRAAVDVFDPPVKAIARLQTGLKASLDPAGIFNPGRMFPEL
- the glcF gene encoding glycolate oxidase subunit GlcF, which produces MQTTFTAEQLQNPATNASEKILRSCVHCGFCTATCPTYLLLGDELDSPRGRIYQIKDMLEGSKPATTPVVKHIDRCLSCLSCMTTCPSGVHYMHLVDHARAYIEQTYRRPFHDRLVRTMLAMILPYPRRFRAAITAAQIGRPLKSVLAGLPHVGVRLAAMLDLAPTHVPRRSASQKPGVFPAMGEKRGRVAILSGCAQPVLRPDFNEAAVRLLARHGVEVVQARGEGCCGALVHHLGHERDSHEFARRNIDAWIAEMDGEGLDAIIITASGCGTTIKDYGFMLREDPAYADKARRVSAIARDITEFLWLMKLDFSPKACDLVVAYHSACSMQHGQKITDEPKALLKRAGFTVKDIPEGHICCGSAGTYNILQPEIAKQLRARKVANIRRVRADLIATGNIGCITQIGDGADIPIVHTIELLDWATGGPAPKSLRSADLKGTRGNNGVSGCSECESPDLAR
- a CDS encoding transketolase, whose product is MTVQGHNVSLHERARRIRCHALRMGEVQGQGYIAQALDIADVLAVAYFHAMRYRPEDPDWEERDRFLLSNGHYAIALYAALIEAGIVPEAELETYGFDDSRLPMSGMASYTPGMEMSGGSLGLGLAIAVGRCLGLKRKGSDSFVYTLFSDGELDEGSKWEAMMSAAHYKLDNLIAVVDVNNQQADGPSGQMMGFEPLVDKVRAFGWFVQRVDGNDLNAVVAAFDAASAHQEAVPRMIIADTVMGKGVPFLEARERNHFMRVDANEWKLALAALQDGSQL
- a CDS encoding transketolase family protein, translating into MKVTSSTTTAKPRLTTSAMIASIAAEGQPTRAAPFGHALIELARRRPEVVGMTADLGKYTDLHVFAKEFPDRYYQMGMAEQLLFGGASGLAAEGFMPFVTTYAVFASRRAYDFIHQTIAEEDRNVKIACALPGLTSGYGPSHQAAEDLALFRAMPNMTIIDPCDALEIEQVVPAMAEHHGPVYMRLLRGQVPLVLDEYDYKFELGKAKQLRGGDDVLIISSGLLTMRALEAAKKLEADRIGASVLHVPTIKPLDVETIVAACRRPGRAVVVAENHTIIGGLGEAVAAVLMRERVHPAFHTIGLPDEFLAAGALPTLHDRYGISTDAIVGSVKSWL
- a CDS encoding aminoacyl-histidine dipeptidase encodes the protein MSAHQTATTTVNDRRPDVAAHSVGADKSGVLADLKPDVFFRYFEEISRIPRGSYNEKQVSDYIAKFARDRGLECYQDDIHNILVKKPGTSGYENASPLIFHGHTDIVCESDEGVEHDFEKQGIKLRIDGDFIHGTGTTLGADNTVGVALALSVLDAKDIPHPPLEVVLTVQEEVGKGGAQHFDASRLTGRRLIDFNWHDPKSLFAGCAGDISARFRIPVEWQKAPAGLTAMRLFVKGLSSGHSEFDIHLERANAIVLLARVVGALLDELPVRLASVRGGVNRYVIPGDAEALLLVHQADVDRASEIVRNVAADIKKEFFVSDPKLEVGLEPSDGLIERVLSDVTASSVVQAITLTPNGVQSMSLTIANLVESSNTIALLSTSDEEVEILSTIPSAISSRRYAILKRIERLAELMGRGTKVTTFADCPEWPYNKDSKLLAVASRAFEDTFKARPHVEVSHSSLELGLFNKKIPGIDMISIGPEAFDVHTTRERLNHTTVEPIWRLLKEILRNLRD